From a region of the Anaeromyxobacter sp. genome:
- a CDS encoding tetratricopeptide repeat protein, with protein MTTAPPTPAEQVAAALDEGLAAFAVRHLEVAHHAFERAHRLDPRHLRAMSWYGVTLALVERNLSLGASLCEKALRAGGLDAELLLNQARVHLVLHQRERAVKLVTRGLEAWPGHPALLAALSALGTRRAPVLPFLDRGNPLNRLLGRLRHRWARRHTHPYELSPEALGGPATPAALPAAAPPAEPPRS; from the coding sequence GTGACGACCGCCCCCCCCACGCCGGCCGAGCAGGTCGCGGCCGCCCTCGACGAGGGGCTGGCGGCCTTCGCAGTGCGCCACCTGGAGGTGGCCCACCACGCCTTCGAGCGCGCCCACCGGCTCGATCCGCGGCACCTGCGCGCCATGTCCTGGTACGGCGTCACGCTGGCCCTGGTGGAGCGCAACCTGAGCCTGGGCGCCTCGCTGTGCGAGAAGGCGCTGCGCGCCGGGGGGCTCGACGCCGAGCTGCTCCTCAACCAGGCGCGGGTCCACCTGGTGCTCCACCAGCGGGAGCGGGCGGTCAAGCTGGTGACGCGCGGCCTGGAGGCCTGGCCGGGCCACCCGGCCCTGCTGGCCGCGCTCTCGGCCCTGGGCACGCGCCGGGCCCCGGTGCTGCCGTTCCTGGACCGCGGCAACCCGCTCAACCGCCTGCTGGGGCGGCTGCGCCACCGGTGGGCGCGCCGCCACACCCACCCCTACGAGCTCTCCCCGGAGGCGCTGGGCGGTCCCGCCACCCCGGCCGCGCTGCCCGCCGCGGCGCCGCCCGCCGAGCCTCCCCGGAGCTGA
- a CDS encoding class I SAM-dependent rRNA methyltransferase, whose translation MRSEHRLELQKDLARHLRAGHPWVFKKALARPPRALPAGTIVDVVEGERFVARGYLDPHSAIIVRILTREEGEAVDAAFWRRRVARALALRRELVSGTTAYRLLHGESDGLPGVVADRYQGFAVLKLYSAGLTPWRADIVEALRAECGDLEGVYGRDEIPRDDDDEGGSPAGKVLWGAEPPELIAIDEYGLKILVDVRHGQKTGLFLDQRDNRNLVRRLARGRPEALNLFSYTGGFSAAAALGGSTHVVSSDLDKDALQLARETFKLNGLDPADHAFAHGDAFDLLANYKRQGRRFDLVICDPPAFAKSQKAVEGALAGYASLNRAALQVLAPGGLLVTCSCSARVSAEQFADAVKEAAFKSRIELALVAETRQPPDHPISLQFKEGRYLKALVLRRLS comes from the coding sequence ATGCGTTCGGAGCACCGGCTGGAGCTGCAGAAGGACCTGGCGCGCCACCTGCGCGCCGGCCACCCGTGGGTGTTCAAGAAGGCGCTGGCCCGCCCGCCCCGGGCGCTGCCGGCCGGCACCATCGTGGACGTGGTGGAGGGCGAGCGCTTCGTGGCCCGCGGCTACCTCGACCCGCACTCGGCCATCATCGTGCGCATCCTGACCCGCGAGGAGGGCGAGGCGGTGGACGCCGCCTTCTGGCGCCGGCGGGTGGCCCGGGCGCTGGCGCTCCGGCGCGAGCTGGTCTCGGGGACCACCGCCTACCGGCTGCTGCACGGCGAGTCGGACGGCCTGCCCGGCGTGGTGGCCGACCGCTACCAGGGCTTCGCGGTCCTCAAGCTCTACTCGGCCGGGCTCACCCCGTGGCGCGCCGACATCGTGGAGGCCCTGCGGGCCGAGTGCGGCGACCTCGAGGGCGTCTACGGCCGCGACGAGATCCCGCGCGACGACGACGACGAGGGCGGCTCCCCGGCCGGCAAGGTGCTGTGGGGCGCCGAGCCGCCGGAGCTCATCGCCATCGACGAGTACGGCCTGAAGATCCTGGTGGACGTCCGCCACGGCCAGAAGACCGGCCTGTTCCTCGACCAGCGCGACAACCGCAACCTGGTGCGGCGGCTCGCCAGGGGCCGCCCGGAGGCCCTGAACCTCTTCAGCTACACCGGCGGGTTCTCGGCGGCGGCGGCGCTGGGCGGCTCGACGCACGTGGTCTCCTCCGACCTCGACAAGGACGCCCTGCAGCTGGCGCGAGAGACCTTCAAGCTGAACGGCCTCGACCCGGCCGACCACGCCTTCGCCCACGGCGACGCCTTCGACCTGCTGGCCAACTACAAGCGGCAGGGGCGCCGCTTCGACCTGGTGATCTGCGACCCGCCGGCCTTCGCCAAGTCGCAGAAGGCGGTGGAGGGGGCGCTGGCCGGCTACGCCTCGCTCAACCGCGCGGCGCTGCAGGTGCTGGCGCCGGGCGGCCTGCTGGTGACCTGCTCCTGCAGCGCCCGCGTCTCGGCCGAGCAGTTCGCCGACGCGGTCAAGGAGGCGGCCTTCAAGTCGCGCATCGAGCTGGCGCTGGTGGCCGAGACCCGCCAGCCGCCCGACCACCCCATCTCGCTGCAGTTCAAGGAGGGGCGGTACCTGAAGGCCCTGGTGCTGCGCCGCCTCTCCTGA
- a CDS encoding alpha/beta hydrolase gives MVLPGQYLERPALIPCGDLLLEGLSHRGARRPSLLVCPPVGAGGMDAPAVAELAWASARAGHASLRFQHRGRGASQGAPDPERALDDAAAAWDHLAATAPGGPAVAGVGEGCRTALALVRARGAAGVVLLGPSACPALDGVDAPVLLVVPGDAPAALRRALAGLKGRRGRVELVLVPGADAAFLGGLALAGRIAAGWLGALVPAGAHGR, from the coding sequence GTGGTCCTCCCGGGCCAGTACCTCGAGCGCCCGGCGCTCATCCCCTGCGGCGACCTGCTGCTGGAGGGGCTCTCGCACCGCGGCGCCCGGCGGCCGTCCCTGCTGGTCTGTCCGCCGGTGGGCGCCGGCGGGATGGACGCCCCGGCGGTGGCCGAGCTGGCCTGGGCCTCGGCCCGCGCGGGGCACGCCTCGCTGCGGTTCCAGCACCGCGGCCGGGGGGCCTCGCAGGGCGCGCCCGATCCGGAGCGCGCCCTCGACGACGCCGCGGCGGCCTGGGATCACCTGGCCGCCACGGCGCCAGGTGGGCCGGCGGTGGCCGGTGTCGGCGAGGGCTGCCGGACGGCGCTGGCGCTGGTGCGGGCCCGCGGCGCGGCCGGGGTGGTGCTGCTGGGCCCCTCGGCGTGTCCCGCGCTCGATGGGGTCGACGCGCCCGTGCTCCTGGTGGTCCCCGGGGACGCGCCCGCCGCCCTGCGCCGCGCCCTGGCGGGGCTCAAAGGCAGGCGGGGGCGGGTGGAGCTGGTGCTGGTGCCGGGCGCCGACGCCGCCTTCCTGGGCGGGCTGGCGCTCGCCGGCCGGATCGCGGCCGGCTGGCTCGGCGCGCTGGTCCCGGCAGGCGCACACGGTAGGTGA
- a CDS encoding radical SAM protein has product MPRLLFADDRGVVYDHPSLRAAVRSGEDLSAPRERPIALPEGATLAMLPDRRPVGLDPATGALTVLHEVLVGRRRVVPHAVGATLPPGYTRTFLPAVARPALPVAGAAPILPQWAYTAAALGPRGVVVYALRTDRRRHWSPADHSTPDLPGVVAARLAATENPIYRQLSRCALEWRCFTAQNTFYRRDEAAIPSSAACNAACIGCISEQDEGLPPSSHERIRRPPTAEEMAEVALAHLETARGRVMVSFGQGCEGEPLLRWKEIARAIRLVRARTWRGSIHVNTNGSLPEALVALCRAGLDSVRISLNSAAPDLYRAYYRPVRYGLEDVVRSAKAARRAGAYVALNLLTFPGVTDRAGEVAALCRLVRAAKVDQVQTRPLAIDPDLYLAVARGRGAGGAPIGIRGLVAALRLARPGLVVGNFSRARPERADRSE; this is encoded by the coding sequence ATGCCCCGCCTGCTCTTCGCCGACGACCGCGGCGTGGTCTACGACCACCCCTCGCTCCGGGCCGCCGTGCGGAGCGGGGAGGACCTGTCGGCCCCGCGCGAGCGGCCCATCGCCCTGCCGGAGGGCGCCACGCTGGCCATGCTGCCGGACCGGCGTCCGGTGGGCCTGGACCCGGCCACCGGGGCGCTGACGGTGCTGCACGAGGTGCTGGTGGGGCGCCGCCGGGTGGTGCCCCATGCGGTGGGCGCCACCCTGCCGCCCGGCTACACCCGCACCTTCCTGCCGGCCGTGGCCCGCCCGGCGCTGCCGGTGGCCGGGGCCGCGCCCATCCTGCCGCAGTGGGCCTATACCGCGGCGGCCCTGGGCCCGCGCGGCGTGGTGGTCTACGCGCTGCGCACCGACCGGCGGCGCCACTGGAGCCCGGCCGACCACTCCACCCCCGACCTCCCCGGGGTGGTGGCGGCGCGGCTGGCGGCCACGGAGAACCCCATCTACCGCCAGCTCTCCCGCTGCGCGCTGGAGTGGCGCTGCTTCACCGCGCAGAACACCTTCTACCGGCGCGACGAGGCGGCCATCCCGTCCTCGGCCGCCTGCAACGCCGCCTGCATCGGCTGCATCTCGGAGCAGGACGAGGGGCTGCCGCCCTCCTCCCACGAGCGGATCCGCCGTCCCCCCACGGCCGAGGAGATGGCCGAGGTGGCGCTGGCCCACCTGGAGACGGCCCGCGGCCGGGTCATGGTGAGCTTCGGCCAGGGCTGCGAGGGCGAGCCGCTGCTGCGCTGGAAGGAGATCGCCCGGGCCATCCGGCTGGTGCGGGCCCGCACCTGGCGCGGCTCCATCCACGTGAACACCAACGGCTCGCTGCCCGAGGCGCTGGTGGCGCTCTGCCGGGCCGGCCTCGACTCGGTGCGCATCTCGCTCAACAGCGCCGCGCCCGATCTCTACCGGGCCTACTACCGCCCGGTCCGCTACGGCCTCGAGGACGTGGTGCGCTCCGCGAAGGCCGCCCGCCGGGCCGGCGCCTACGTGGCGCTCAACCTGCTCACCTTCCCGGGCGTGACCGACCGGGCCGGTGAGGTGGCGGCGCTGTGCCGGCTGGTGCGCGCGGCCAAGGTGGACCAGGTGCAGACCCGCCCGCTGGCCATCGATCCGGATCTCTACCTGGCGGTGGCGCGCGGCCGCGGGGCCGGCGGCGCGCCCATCGGCATCCGCGGGCTGGTGGCCGCGCTCCGCCTGGCCCGCCCGGGCCTGGTGGTGGGCAACTTCTCCCGGGCGCGGCCGGAACGGGCCGACAGGAGCGAGTGA
- a CDS encoding sigma-70 family RNA polymerase sigma factor, whose translation MGLFDDSQTDVTRDEFEALALRHLDALYAAGLRLTRNERDAEDLVQDALLRAYRFFGRFERGTNMKAWLFKILTNTFINKYRRTVKERSIVDGPEQDTVLAQVSSRETSDQASDPERWYFDRLLSDDVLKAVDALPIDFRMVVILADLQEFSYREIADILDVPVGTVMSRLYRGRRLLQKALAQYAVDSGFAAESATVEDLSVFRRRRAKGAE comes from the coding sequence ATGGGCCTCTTCGACGACAGCCAGACCGACGTCACCCGCGACGAGTTCGAGGCCCTGGCGCTGCGCCACCTCGACGCGCTCTACGCCGCGGGCCTCCGCCTCACCCGCAACGAGCGGGACGCCGAGGATCTGGTGCAGGACGCGCTGCTGCGCGCCTACCGCTTCTTCGGCCGGTTCGAGCGCGGCACCAACATGAAGGCCTGGCTGTTCAAGATCCTCACCAACACCTTCATCAACAAGTACCGGCGCACGGTGAAGGAGCGGTCCATCGTCGACGGGCCGGAGCAGGACACCGTGCTGGCCCAGGTCAGCTCGCGCGAGACCTCCGACCAGGCCAGCGATCCCGAGCGCTGGTACTTCGACCGCCTGCTCTCCGACGACGTGCTCAAGGCGGTGGACGCGCTGCCCATCGACTTCCGCATGGTGGTGATCCTGGCCGACCTGCAGGAGTTCTCCTACCGCGAGATCGCCGACATCCTCGACGTGCCGGTGGGCACGGTGATGAGCCGGCTCTACCGCGGACGCCGCCTGCTGCAGAAGGCGCTGGCCCAGTACGCCGTCGACTCCGGCTTCGCCGCCGAGAGCGCCACGGTGGAGGACCTGTCCGTGTTCCGCCGCCGCCGCGCCAAGGGGGCCGAATGA
- the coaBC gene encoding bifunctional phosphopantothenoylcysteine decarboxylase/phosphopantothenate--cysteine ligase CoaBC, with amino-acid sequence MDFANRTVVLGVGGGIAAYKACEVARLVVKGRGRVRVAMTQAATRFVGPLTFQALTGAPVVVDLLDESTERSYGHLQLAREADLFLVAPATADLIARLRAGMGDDAVTTTALAVTCPVLLAPAMNTRMWQNPAVRENLAALKARGWHVVGPGAGVLADGDVGEGRLAEPGEIAVAASRLLGALDLSGRRVVVTAGPTREPIDPVRFISNPSSGKMGYALAAVAARRGAEVVLVSGPTALPDPGGVRTVRVETAEQMARAVEAEAGPMDLFIGAAAVSDYRPAVAAPSKKKKSPGDETMQLVRTPDILAGLGERLGGRPGGPVLVGFAAETDGVIANAREKLKTKRCDLVVANKVGTPGSGFGADTNRVALVSATELAEIEGTKEKVAEAILDWILPVLEGRRPKATGMG; translated from the coding sequence ATGGACTTCGCGAACCGGACGGTGGTGCTGGGGGTCGGCGGCGGCATCGCAGCCTACAAGGCCTGCGAGGTGGCGCGGCTGGTGGTGAAGGGGCGGGGCCGGGTCCGCGTGGCCATGACCCAGGCCGCCACCCGCTTCGTCGGGCCGCTCACCTTCCAGGCCCTGACGGGCGCCCCGGTGGTGGTGGACCTGCTCGACGAGTCCACCGAGCGCTCCTACGGCCACCTGCAGCTGGCCCGGGAGGCCGACCTCTTCCTGGTGGCGCCGGCCACCGCCGACCTCATCGCCCGGCTGCGCGCCGGCATGGGCGACGACGCCGTCACCACCACCGCGCTGGCGGTGACCTGCCCGGTGCTGCTGGCGCCGGCCATGAACACCCGCATGTGGCAGAACCCGGCGGTGCGCGAGAACCTGGCGGCGCTCAAGGCCCGGGGCTGGCACGTGGTGGGCCCCGGCGCCGGCGTGCTGGCCGACGGCGACGTCGGGGAGGGGCGGCTGGCCGAGCCCGGCGAGATCGCGGTGGCCGCCTCCCGGCTGCTCGGCGCCCTCGATCTCTCGGGCCGCCGGGTGGTGGTGACCGCCGGGCCGACCCGCGAGCCCATCGACCCGGTGCGCTTCATCTCCAACCCGTCGTCCGGGAAGATGGGCTACGCCCTGGCCGCGGTGGCGGCGCGGCGCGGCGCCGAGGTGGTGCTGGTCTCGGGCCCCACCGCGCTGCCGGATCCGGGCGGCGTGCGGACCGTGCGGGTGGAGACGGCCGAGCAGATGGCCCGCGCCGTGGAGGCCGAGGCCGGGCCGATGGACCTGTTCATCGGCGCCGCCGCCGTCAGCGACTACCGGCCGGCCGTGGCCGCGCCGAGCAAGAAGAAGAAGTCTCCGGGCGACGAGACCATGCAGCTCGTCCGGACCCCCGACATCCTGGCCGGCCTCGGCGAGCGGCTGGGCGGAAGGCCCGGTGGCCCCGTGCTGGTCGGCTTCGCCGCCGAGACCGACGGGGTCATCGCCAACGCCCGCGAGAAGCTCAAGACCAAGCGCTGCGACCTGGTGGTGGCCAACAAGGTGGGCACGCCGGGCTCGGGCTTCGGCGCCGACACCAACCGGGTGGCGCTGGTCTCGGCCACCGAGCTGGCCGAGATCGAGGGCACCAAGGAGAAGGTGGCCGAGGCCATCCTCGACTGGATCCTGCCGGTGCTCGAGGGGCGGCGGCCAAAGGCGACGGGGATGGGGTAG
- the murJ gene encoding murein biosynthesis integral membrane protein MurJ, which translates to MGSRVLGLLRDQLFAVLIGANRFSDAFVVAFRIPNLLRDLFAEGALSSAFVPTFADVARNRGPDAARRLAGTVVALVLVVVGALVLAGGLLAEPLVAAVAPGLAEHAPLAARLTRIMMPFLLLVSLSAVAMGILNAQGRFTAPAVAPALFNVGSLAVGLGLWAAGWPPERAVVGWSVGTLLGGLLQLLSQVPSLRAVGGVPVPGLSRARLADPGLRRIGRLMAASVIGLSATQVNILVNTIFASHEAGAVTWLQMAFRLMQLPLGVFGVAIATVAGAGVAQAAAARDQAEVKRTLGAALRLVAFLNVPSAVGLVVVGGPIVSLIYQHGRFGPADAAATAEALACYAVGLYAYSAVKVLAPAFYALDKARVPVIGSVLGMVANVGLNLALYPVLGFRGVALGTSLAAGVNLAVLLLAWHRVYGGLGGAGILAQLGRVLLASAGLAAAAWGAAAGLGALAVAPGLGRQLLVGLAPVAVGALVYFGLARLLGIAELGELGAALRRRRQTRAG; encoded by the coding sequence ATGGGGTCGCGGGTGCTGGGGCTGCTGCGCGACCAGCTCTTCGCGGTGCTGATCGGCGCCAACCGCTTCAGCGACGCCTTCGTGGTCGCCTTCCGCATCCCCAACCTGCTGCGGGACCTGTTCGCCGAGGGGGCGCTCTCCAGCGCCTTCGTGCCCACCTTCGCCGACGTGGCCCGCAACCGCGGGCCGGACGCGGCCCGCCGGCTGGCCGGCACGGTGGTGGCGCTGGTGCTGGTGGTGGTGGGCGCGCTGGTGCTGGCCGGAGGCCTGCTGGCCGAGCCGCTGGTGGCGGCGGTGGCCCCCGGGCTGGCGGAGCACGCCCCGCTGGCGGCGCGGCTCACCCGCATCATGATGCCCTTCCTCCTCCTGGTCTCGCTCTCGGCGGTGGCCATGGGGATCCTGAACGCCCAGGGGCGCTTCACCGCCCCGGCGGTGGCGCCGGCCCTCTTCAACGTGGGCTCGCTGGCGGTGGGCCTGGGGCTGTGGGCGGCCGGCTGGCCGCCGGAGCGGGCGGTGGTGGGCTGGTCGGTGGGCACCCTGCTGGGCGGGCTGCTGCAGCTCCTGTCGCAGGTCCCCTCGCTGCGCGCGGTGGGCGGCGTGCCGGTGCCCGGCCTGTCCCGGGCGCGGCTGGCCGACCCCGGCCTGCGCCGCATCGGGCGGCTCATGGCCGCCTCGGTGATCGGGCTGTCGGCCACCCAGGTAAACATCCTGGTCAACACCATCTTCGCCTCGCACGAGGCCGGGGCCGTCACCTGGCTGCAGATGGCCTTCCGGCTCATGCAGCTGCCGCTGGGCGTCTTCGGCGTGGCCATCGCCACCGTGGCCGGGGCCGGCGTGGCCCAGGCCGCCGCGGCGCGCGACCAGGCCGAGGTGAAGCGCACGCTGGGCGCGGCGCTCCGGCTGGTGGCCTTCCTCAACGTCCCCTCGGCGGTGGGGCTGGTGGTGGTGGGCGGGCCCATCGTCAGCCTGATCTACCAGCACGGCCGCTTCGGCCCGGCCGACGCCGCCGCCACCGCCGAGGCCCTGGCCTGCTACGCGGTGGGGCTCTACGCCTACTCGGCGGTCAAGGTGCTGGCGCCGGCCTTCTACGCCCTCGACAAGGCGCGGGTGCCGGTCATCGGCTCGGTGCTGGGCATGGTGGCCAACGTGGGCCTCAACCTGGCGCTCTACCCGGTGCTGGGCTTCCGCGGGGTGGCGCTCGGCACGTCGCTGGCCGCCGGGGTGAACCTGGCCGTGCTGCTGCTGGCCTGGCACCGGGTCTACGGCGGCCTGGGCGGCGCCGGCATCCTGGCGCAGCTGGGGCGGGTGCTGCTGGCGTCGGCCGGGCTGGCCGCGGCGGCCTGGGGCGCCGCGGCGGGCCTGGGCGCGCTGGCCGTGGCGCCCGGCCTGGGGCGCCAGCTGCTGGTCGGGCTGGCGCCGGTGGCGGTGGGCGCGCTGGTCTACTTCGGGCTGGCGCGGCTGCTGGGCATCGCCGAGCTCGGCGAGCTCGGCGCGGCGCTGCGGCGGCGCCGCCAGACCAGGGCCGGGTAG
- a CDS encoding CPBP family intramembrane metalloprotease produces the protein MDPQDPSRDAAPPPDAPAGAPWPPDAPPPEPGAPAAPPAEVAATPPAPPLARPRAAGLLLTLVALFPLGLAAQALWPAAGLVWTQLFVFGLPAAALAARAGLDPRAFLRLGPPPPLALALAVPVGAAALLTGGALQALWMTLLPAALRQAFDVARVFDQPPAALVVIVLAATVLAPLCEEVTFRGYLLSALRLRLGPRGAVVLSALAFAAMHLDPVRLPGLLFLGLLYGWLSWRAGSVWPAVLAHAVNNAAATALALQSATSADPAAPEPAAAGLALALGAALLWPLARAYHRSTGSPPAPAQVLAPGGSRPGRWPGWVKAGVLLAAVSLGVIGWLPRR, from the coding sequence GTGGACCCCCAGGACCCCAGCCGCGACGCCGCCCCGCCGCCGGACGCGCCGGCCGGCGCCCCCTGGCCGCCGGACGCCCCGCCGCCTGAGCCGGGCGCCCCCGCGGCGCCCCCGGCGGAGGTGGCCGCGACGCCGCCCGCCCCGCCCCTGGCGCGGCCGCGCGCCGCCGGCCTCCTCCTCACGCTGGTGGCGCTGTTCCCGCTCGGCCTGGCGGCGCAGGCGCTCTGGCCGGCCGCCGGGCTGGTCTGGACCCAGCTCTTCGTGTTCGGGCTGCCGGCCGCGGCGCTGGCCGCCCGGGCGGGGCTCGACCCGCGGGCCTTCCTGCGGCTCGGGCCCCCGCCCCCGCTGGCCCTGGCCCTGGCCGTGCCGGTGGGCGCCGCCGCGCTGCTCACGGGCGGGGCGCTGCAGGCGCTCTGGATGACGCTGCTGCCGGCGGCGCTGCGCCAGGCCTTCGACGTGGCCCGGGTCTTCGACCAGCCGCCGGCGGCGCTGGTGGTGATCGTCCTGGCGGCCACGGTGCTGGCGCCGCTCTGCGAGGAGGTGACCTTCCGCGGGTACCTGCTCTCGGCCCTGCGGCTCCGCCTCGGGCCCCGGGGCGCGGTGGTGCTCTCGGCCCTGGCCTTCGCCGCCATGCACCTCGACCCGGTGCGGCTGCCAGGGCTCCTGTTCCTGGGGCTGCTCTACGGCTGGCTGAGCTGGCGCGCCGGCTCGGTCTGGCCGGCGGTGCTGGCCCACGCGGTGAACAACGCGGCGGCCACGGCGCTGGCGCTGCAGTCGGCCACCTCCGCCGACCCGGCGGCGCCGGAGCCGGCCGCGGCCGGCCTGGCCCTGGCGCTGGGGGCCGCACTGCTCTGGCCGCTGGCGCGGGCGTACCACAGGAGCACCGGGTCCCCCCCGGCGCCGGCGCAGGTGCTGGCGCCGGGCGGCTCGCGGCCGGGCCGCTGGCCGGGCTGGGTCAAGGCTGGGGTCCTCCTGGCGGCCGTGTCGCTCGGGGTCATCGGGTGGCTCCCGCGCCGCTGA
- a CDS encoding Ig-like domain-containing protein: MTTTTTTMRRFGLLLATLALAACGQQPEATLQQLQIAPVVTEVTENLQAEVVATAIYSDGSRRDVTAEVAWSSQDEQVATTPGAGRVQAGAPGSTYLIAQLDGLQTTARVDVAAATLLSLQVSTAQAAVPAGLSAQAQALGTFSDGSVRDVTASVVWAASSRAVSIQAGGELRALAPGLVELRAYVGDVTGSAQVEVTAAAVVSLSLEGVARLAAGLATPVRLIATFTDGSVADVSAQATFEIANADVARMEDLHTLHTLRAGYTELRASFGGQTTSVAVGVSAAVLSSLEISASTPAIRRGDLVLYTATGTFSDGAQADLTAQVTWTTADPLVAVVSNSIRAGAVLALAAGSTSITALHPGTQVTATAAVVVAP; this comes from the coding sequence ATGACGACGACGACCACGACGATGAGGCGGTTCGGGCTGCTCCTGGCGACGCTGGCGCTGGCCGCGTGCGGGCAGCAGCCGGAGGCCACCCTGCAGCAGCTCCAGATCGCGCCGGTGGTCACCGAGGTGACCGAGAACCTGCAGGCGGAGGTGGTCGCCACCGCCATCTACAGCGACGGGTCGAGGCGCGACGTCACCGCCGAGGTGGCCTGGTCCAGCCAGGACGAGCAGGTGGCCACCACCCCCGGCGCCGGGCGGGTCCAGGCCGGCGCGCCGGGCAGCACCTACCTCATCGCCCAGCTCGACGGGCTGCAGACCACGGCGCGCGTCGACGTCGCCGCGGCCACCCTGCTGTCGCTCCAGGTGAGCACCGCCCAGGCTGCCGTGCCGGCCGGCCTGTCGGCCCAGGCCCAGGCCCTCGGCACCTTCTCCGACGGCTCCGTGCGGGACGTCACCGCCTCGGTGGTGTGGGCCGCCTCCAGCCGCGCCGTCTCCATCCAGGCCGGCGGCGAGCTGCGGGCCCTGGCGCCCGGCCTGGTCGAGCTCCGCGCCTACGTCGGCGACGTCACCGGCTCGGCGCAGGTGGAGGTGACCGCGGCCGCGGTGGTGAGCCTCAGCCTCGAGGGCGTGGCCCGCCTCGCGGCCGGCCTGGCCACCCCGGTGCGGCTCATCGCCACGTTCACCGACGGCTCGGTGGCCGACGTCTCCGCCCAGGCCACCTTCGAGATCGCCAACGCGGACGTGGCCCGCATGGAGGACCTCCATACCCTGCACACCCTGCGGGCCGGGTACACCGAGCTGCGGGCCTCCTTCGGCGGCCAGACCACCTCGGTGGCGGTCGGCGTGTCCGCGGCCGTCCTGTCGTCCCTGGAGATCTCCGCCTCGACCCCGGCCATCCGCCGCGGCGACCTGGTGCTCTACACCGCCACCGGCACCTTCTCCGACGGCGCGCAGGCCGACCTGACCGCCCAGGTGACCTGGACCACCGCCGACCCGCTGGTGGCCGTGGTCTCCAACTCCATCAGGGCCGGCGCCGTCCTGGCCCTGGCCGCCGGCAGCACCAGCATCACGGCGCTCCACCCGGGCACGCAGGTCACCGCCACGGCGGCGGTGGTCGTCGCCCCCTGA
- a CDS encoding zf-HC2 domain-containing protein: MTRSLDALRAPMDCAELQRSVEAYVDGEFEAREQAEAEAHLAGCERCRALSDGAASLRAAMRARLQEAMGPAAAAGRAPELLRRRVTVALSRQRRPLWRRILSPVPLATAAACAAGVLVVLATHVGSDALVEEAVKKHHRGLPLEVTTASMGAEAIPGWFAGKLDFKPTPPSFQRDGAKVVGARLSHLREFPAAYIKYELPRGQAGLFIVDDPGRHFEANGREVQVGPRTLRVMNSRGYNVAVWRQDEIVYSLVSDLGEDDLFELVRSAQAR, encoded by the coding sequence ATGACCCGCTCGCTCGATGCCCTGCGTGCCCCGATGGACTGCGCCGAGCTGCAGCGCTCGGTGGAGGCCTACGTGGACGGCGAGTTCGAGGCCCGCGAGCAGGCCGAGGCCGAGGCCCACCTGGCCGGCTGCGAGCGCTGCCGGGCCCTCAGCGACGGGGCGGCCTCGCTGCGCGCCGCCATGCGGGCCCGCCTGCAGGAGGCCATGGGCCCCGCCGCCGCCGCCGGGCGCGCCCCCGAGCTCCTGCGGCGCCGCGTCACCGTGGCGCTGTCCCGCCAGCGCCGGCCGCTCTGGCGCCGCATCCTCTCGCCGGTGCCGCTGGCCACCGCCGCGGCCTGCGCCGCCGGCGTGCTGGTGGTGCTGGCCACCCACGTCGGCAGCGACGCCCTGGTGGAGGAGGCGGTCAAGAAGCACCACCGCGGCCTGCCCCTCGAGGTGACCACCGCCTCCATGGGCGCCGAGGCCATCCCCGGCTGGTTCGCCGGCAAGCTCGACTTCAAGCCCACCCCGCCCAGCTTCCAGCGCGACGGCGCCAAGGTGGTGGGGGCGCGCCTCTCCCACCTGCGCGAGTTCCCGGCGGCCTACATCAAGTACGAGCTGCCGCGCGGACAGGCCGGCCTCTTCATCGTGGACGACCCGGGCCGGCACTTCGAGGCCAACGGGCGCGAGGTGCAGGTGGGCCCGCGCACGCTGCGGGTCATGAACTCGCGCGGCTACAACGTGGCGGTCTGGCGGCAGGACGAGATCGTCTACTCGCTGGTGTCCGATCTGGGCGAGGACGACCTCTTCGAGCTGGTGCGGAGCGCGCAGGCCAGGTAG